The proteins below come from a single Larimichthys crocea isolate SSNF chromosome XIV, L_crocea_2.0, whole genome shotgun sequence genomic window:
- the vangl2 gene encoding vang-like protein 2: protein MDNESTYSGYSYKSSHSRSSRKHRERRDRHRSKGRDLSIRGDKSVTIQAPAESLLDAESTRGDDRDDNWGETTTVVTGTSVDSVSNEDLTRISKDLEDSSPLECRRYLGPALGAVLGLFALVTPLAFLALPQLLWRDTLEPCGTPCEGLYISLAFKLLILLISTWALFLRPPRATLPRFFIFRCLLLALVFLFVASYWLFYGVRVLEPRETDYRGIVGYAASLVDALLFIQYLTLVLLEVRHLQPAFCLKVVRTTDGASHFYNVGYLSIQRAAVWVLDQYYSDFPVYNPALLNLPKSILSKKMSAFKVYNLGEENSTNNTTGQSRTMIAAAPRRRDNSHNEYYYEEAEVERRVRKRKARLVVAVEEAFTHIKRHQDEEAAASSPKHPREVMDPREAAQAIFAPMARAMQKYLRATRQQSYHSMESIINHLQFCITHNMTPKAFLERYLSPGPTLQYLDTSRGRQWTLVSEEPVTSALRQGQVFSLRRLDFSLVVTVTPLPFLRVGEEFIDPKSHKFVMKLQSETSV, encoded by the exons ATGGACAACGAATCGACGTACTCGGGCTACTCCTACAAGTCGTCCCACTCGCGGAGCTCCCGAAAACACAG GGAGAGGAGGGACAGACATCGCTCGAAGGGTCGTGACCTCAGCATCCGTGGAGATAAATCTGTGACCATCCAGGCTCCTGCAGAGTCGTTGCTAGACGCCGAGTCCACCAGAGGAGACGACAGG gaTGATAACTggggcgagaccaccacggtGGTCACCGGCACCTCTGTGGACAGCGTCTCCAACGAGGACTTGACACGGATCTCTAAAGACCTTGAGGACTCCTCGCCCCTCGAGTGCCGGCGTTACCTCGGCCCAGCGTTGGGCGCTGTCCTGGGACTCTTTGCTCTGGTCACTCCTCTGGCCTTCCTGGCGCTCCCACAACTGCTGTGGCGGGACACGTTGGAACCTTGTGGCACACCATGTGAGGGCCTCTACATTTCTCTGGCCTTCAAGCTCCTGATCCTCCTCATCTCCACCTGGGCACTGTTTCTCCGCCCACCCAGAGCCACTCTGCCACGCTTCTTCATCTTCCGTTGTCTGCTGCTGGCATTGGTCTTCCTCTTCGTGGCGTCTTATTGGCTCTTCTATGGGGTGCGGGTGCTGGAGCCCAGGGAGACGGACTACAGAGGGATTGTGGGATATGCGGCATCTCTGGTGGACGCTCTGCTGTTCATCCAGTACCTGACCTTGGTGCTGCTGGAGGTCAGACATCTGCAGCCTGCTTTCTGTCTGAAGGTTGTGAGGACGACGGATGGAGCTAGCCACTTCTACAACGTGGGTTATCTCAG TATTCAACGGGCGGCAGTGTGGGTTCTGGATCAGTATTACAGTGACTTCCCGGTCTATAACCCAGCCCTGCTCAATCTGCCGAAGTCCATCCTCTCCAAGAAGATGTCTGCCTTCAAGGTCTACAACCTGGGGGAAG AGAACAGCACCAATAACACTACGGGCCAGTCCAGAACCATGATCGCAGCAGCTCCCCGGAGAAGAGACAACTCCCACAATGAGTACTACTAcgaggaggcagaggtggagcGCAGGGTCCGCAAACGCAAGGCCAG ACTGGTGGTGGCAGTGGAAGAAGCCTTCACCCACATTAAGCGTCACCAGGACGAAGAGGCGGCCGCATCCTCCCCCAAACACCCGAGGGAGGTGATGGATCCCAGGGAAGCAGCCCAAGCTATCTTTGCCCCCATGGCGCGGGCAATGCAGAAGTACCTCCGCGCCACCAGGCAGCAGTCCTACCACAGCATGGAGAGCATCATTAACCATCTGCAGTTCTGCATCACACACAACATGACCCCTAAG gcTTTTCTTGAGCGTTACCTCAGCCCAGGTCCCACCCTCCAGTACCTGGACACCAGCAGGGGGCGCCAGTGGACACTAGTAAGTGAAGAGCCAGTAACCTCTGCCCTGCGACAGGGCCAGGTCTTCTCCCTGAGGCGCCTTGACTTCTCCCTGGTTGTCACAGTGACACCACTCCCCTTCCTACGCGTGGGAGAGGAGTTCATCGACCCCAAAAGTCACAAGTTTGTAATGAAGCTCCAATCAGAGACGTCTGTGTAG